One Ictalurus furcatus strain D&B chromosome 24, Billie_1.0, whole genome shotgun sequence DNA segment encodes these proteins:
- the psmg2 gene encoding proteasome assembly chaperone 2 — protein MFVSTGERAPSFTGFTLITPAVSVGNVGQLAADLIISTLDMVRVGHFHTDCLIPMAGNNPYSSGEEDAALLSTNAEVYCRGDLQLAVLQIRTPILPTKTKSFRKTLQSWIKTSGFSRTVLLSSCHAHHRDDQQLLTSPLRYLLTPALQGDTEGTEGTLQRLGWREMERVSAFPGVTDSDRQRLYIPGGGVTKALYNSCCSENMSMAVLLLFCSEGDNIPDAFTLVNHLNDWLHLLDKPVQGSVPWRIPSSWRLLFGSGVPPMIF, from the exons ATGTTTGTGTCAACGGGAGAGCGAGCTCCGAGTTTTACAGGCTTTACATTAATCACG CCGGCGGTGTCGGTGGGGAATGTGGGACAGCTGGCTGCAGATCTAATCATCTCCACGCTGGACATGGTGAGAGTCGGACACTTCCACACGGACTGTCTGATCCCCATGGCGGGGAATAATCCCTACAGCAGCGGCGAGGAGGACGCGGCTCTGCTCAGCACTAACGCTGAAG TGTACTGTCGCGGGGATTTGCAGTTGGCCGTGCTGCAGATACGGACGCCCATTTTACCG ACGAAGACGAAATCTTTCCGTAAGACTCTGCAGTCCTGGATTAAGACCAGCGGGTTTTCCAGGACGGTGCTGCTGTCCAGCTGCCACGCCCACCACCGAGACGACCAGCAGCTCCTCAC CTCTCCTCTGAGATACCTGCTCACTCCCGCTCTGCAGGGGGACACGGAGGGGACGGAGGGGACGCTGCAGAGGCTGGGAtggagggagatggagagagtgagcgcTTTCCCTGGAGTTACTGATTCAGACAGACAACGTCTCTACATCCCGGGAGGAGGAGTCACTAAAGCTCTCTACAACAGCTG CTGCAGTGAGAACATGTCCATGGCGGTGCTGCTGCTGTTCTGCTCTGAGGGAGACAACATCCCCGATGCCTTCACGCTCGTCAATCACCTGAACGACTGGCTCCACCTGCTGGACAAACCG GTTCAGGGCTCTGTCCCGTGGAGAATCCCGTCCTCCTGGAGGCTGCTGTTTGGAAGCGGTGTTCCTCCCATGATCTTCTGA